ATAGGCTTTATCCAACTGCTCGCGCGCGGTCAATGCGTTTGCCACATCTTGAAATGCGGATTGGACGGCGGATTCATAGGCAACGATTTGTGCCTGTTGGCGCAGTTTTGCCACATCAAGATTCGCCTTGTTCGTTCCCCAGGTAAAAATCGGCAGAGTAATGGAAGGCGCGAACGCCCAAACGCCGGTGCCGCTTTTGAACAGCCCGCCCAATTCGGCAGAACCCGTACCGACGCTTCCGGTCAGGCGGATGGATGGGAAAAAGGCGGCGCGTGCCGCACCGATATTGGCGTTCGCCTGTTTGAGCGCGTGTTCGGCGGCGCGGATGTCGGGACGGTCGAGCAATACTTCGGAACTCAAACCGGCCGGCAGTTTTTCAACAAAAAACTGCTTGTCCAGCGGCAAACCGGCGGGCAGGTCGTCGGGTATCGGTTGGTTAATCAGGGTTGCCAAGGCATTGCGCGCCTGTTCGCGGCTGCGCGCGGCATGGGCATAATCGGCTTTGGCAGATTCAATCAAGGCTTCCTGCTGGCGCAGGGCGACGGCGGAAATCACGCCTGCCTTGTAACGTAATTCGGACAGCTTGTAGGTTTCCTCGCGCGTTTTCAAAACACGTTGCGCCAAAGACATCGCTTCTTCGGCATAACGTTCGTTGAAATAGGCTTTGGCAACGGTGGCAATCAGGCTCAAATGTGCCGCATCGCGATTGGCGGTGCTGGCGAAATAGCCTTGCAGTGCTGCCTCGCTGCTGCTGCGCACACGCCCGAACAGGTCGAGTTCGTAAGATGCCGCACCCAGTCCGACATTGTAGCTGCTGCTGACATTGCCGCCGCTCAAACTGCCTTGGCGCGAGCCGTTCGCATTGGCGGCAAGCGTGGGCAGAAGGTTGTTGCGCTCAATCATGTATTGTTTGCGGTAGATTTCGCTGTTCAATACGGCTGTACGCAAACTGGTATTGCGTTCGAGTGCGATGTCGATCAGCTTTTGCAGGCGCGGGTCGGCAAAATAGTCGTGCCAACCCAAATCGACGGCGCGGATGCCGCTGTCGGCAGTATCGTTTTTAAACGTTTCCGCAACTTCGACTTTAGGCTGCTCGTATTTGGGAATCATGGTACAGGCAGACAATGCAAAGGCTGCTGCAACAGAAGTCAAGGTGGTT
Above is a window of Neisseria sp. Marseille-Q6792 DNA encoding:
- the mtrE gene encoding multidrug efflux transporter outer membrane subunit MtrE encodes the protein MNTTLKTTLTSVAAAFALSACTMIPKYEQPKVEVAETFKNDTADSGIRAVDLGWHDYFADPRLQKLIDIALERNTSLRTAVLNSEIYRKQYMIERNNLLPTLAANANGSRQGSLSGGNVSSSYNVGLGAASYELDLFGRVRSSSEAALQGYFASTANRDAAHLSLIATVAKAYFNERYAEEAMSLAQRVLKTREETYKLSELRYKAGVISAVALRQQEALIESAKADYAHAARSREQARNALATLINQPIPDDLPAGLPLDKQFFVEKLPAGLSSEVLLDRPDIRAAEHALKQANANIGAARAAFFPSIRLTGSVGTGSAELGGLFKSGTGVWAFAPSITLPIFTWGTNKANLDVAKLRQQAQIVAYESAVQSAFQDVANALTAREQLDKAYAALSKQSRASKEALRLVGLRYKHGVSGALDLLDAERSSYSAEGAALSAQLTRAENLADLYKALGGGLKRDTQTDK